A genomic stretch from Pieris brassicae chromosome 9, ilPieBrab1.1, whole genome shotgun sequence includes:
- the LOC123714462 gene encoding uncharacterized protein LOC123714462 isoform X1 codes for MYQNKMIIIFVAILLTGDCLEEIPSRDDILKTEVIVQKTINGLFSTLKLKRIQQRPNILEYTTLHKYFASLSMQDDYNLQKILQLTKINKEHKFYNGTDFIAVINEIINEDIVNRINVDDMSVISYIERFISRLKKLREMYAPKTIYVNINFKVLEHLRNTVNKSFDFKSKNNLITSDNEFWEPSGRRIYRGQRTKIKYFPFMASVHIFNNFHCAGSIIKSDLIITASSCLQLAWNNRLFRENPAFLSVRVGSSFYSGGGEVIPVLEIYFHPGYDPKSLRNNICILRLVRRLNFQKRNKRVKRINIDTNPWNLPMNTPGVTILGWGAKGSSGIIYDPWKNILSYSILDIYPLADCRDVYSRRYVTRKHFCAGFLSKGGGACNRDVGAPGVVDGKLMGVVSFGSPTCGTPDAPTVFTKLGYYTDWIEDVMEKPVPVSLKRTTKKELFNIFNIIPTERSTTTTFKIPPLTGNKLEPISIHNIDKSLRNIDENLFKEFVSTMFTSSEIDKYLRIIRQQQKTKGNVENKTAIDNVNSDTSIDKSDVVFVTKAPDFGEAVAKAEDIETQDSESDNGDERNSQVQSQESYRSKENQAIADDSKVEGDIIQFMKNIDLKKIIQEEVMDTSKAGNNGSFLKLAYLNDTDKTGQGDNLGENDGLSLVGDNRFEDMTRSKLKSTNRNLPENEVYGLLSDVIEEEVQNKLVKGFKYFGF; via the exons ATGTACCAGAACAAAATGATAATCATTTTTGTAGCGATCTTGTTAACGGGAGATTGCTTAGAAGAAATCCCAAGCAGGGACGACATACTTAAAACGGAAGTCATCGTTCAAAAAACGATTAACGGTCTTTTCTCGACATTGAAATTGAAAAGAATTCAGCAAAGACCAAATATACTGGAATACACCACTTTGCATAAATATTTCGCGTCACTATCAATGCAAGACGATTACAACTTGCAGAAAATTCTACaactaacaaaaatcaataaggaacataaattttataatggaACTGACTTTATAGCCGTTATaaacgaaataataaatgaagatATAGTAAACAGAATAAACGTAGATGACATGAGTGTGATATCGTATATTGAGAGATTTATTTCTAGGTTAAAGAAATTGAGAGAAATGTATGCgccaaaaactatttatgtcaatattaatttcaaagtcCTGGAACATTTGCggaatacagttaataaaagttttgattttaaaagtaaaaataacctCATTACGAGCGACAATGAATTTTGGG AGCCAAGTGGTCGACGTATTTACAGAGGTCAAAGAACTAAGATCAAATATTTCCCATTCATGGCTAGTGTGCACATCTTCAACAACTTCCATTGCGCTGGTTCTATTATAAAATCTGACCTGATTATCACAGCTTCGTCGTGTTTACAACT AGCCTGGAATAACCGTCTATTCCGAGAAAACCCAGCATTCCTTTCTGTTCGGGTCGGTAGTTCCTTCTATAGTGGCGGTGGTGAGGTCATACCGGTATTGGAAATTTACTTTCATCCTGGATACGACCCTAAAAGTCTCAGAAACAATATCTGTATCCTACGTCTCGTTCGCCGTTTGAATTTCCAAAAACGAAATAAGAGAGTGAAAAGGATAAACATAGATACAAACCCATGGAATCTACCAATGAATACTCCTGGTGTCACGATTCTTGGTTGGGGTGCGAAGGGA AGTAGCGGCATAATTTACGATCcatggaaaaatatattatcatattCTATTTTGGATATTTATCCCTTGGCAGACTGTCGCGACGTGTACTCTAG ACGGTATGTGACACGCAAGCATTTTTGTGCTGGTTTCTTGTCCAAAGGCGGCGGTGCTTGTAAT CGTGACGTAGGAGCCCCGGGCGTGGTGGATGGTAAGCTGATGGGAGTGGTAAGCTTCGGTTCCCCCACTTGTGGAACTCCTGACGCCCCCACTGTCTTCACCAAATTAGGATACTACACTGACTGGATAGAAGACGTAATGGAGAAG CCCGTACCTGTTTCCTTGAAGCGTACAACAAAGAAagaattattcaatatttttaatataatacctACGGAAAGATCCACGACGACCACATTCAAAATACCACCTCTCACAGGAAACAAGTTAGAACCTATATCAATTCACAACATCGACAAATCATTAAGAAATATAGACGAAAATCTTTTTAAGGAATTTGTATCTACTATGTTCACCAGTAGTGAAATCGATAAGTACCTACGAATTATTAGACAACAACAGAAAACAAAAGGTAATGTTGAAAACAAAACAGCGATAGATAACGTCAATAGTGATACTTCTATTGATAAAAGTGATGTAGTATTTGTTACCAAAGCCCCCGATTTTGGCGAAGCTGTAGCTAAAGCAGAAGATATTGAGACACAGGACTCAGAATCTGACAATGGCGATGAACGAAATTCTCAAGTACAATCACAAGAATCTTACAGGAGCAAAGAAAATCAAGCAATAGCAGACGATTCTAAAGTAGAAGGTGATATAATTCAATTCATGAAAAACAtagatttgaaaaaaattattcaagaAGAAGTAATGGATACGTCAAAAGCGGGAAATAATGGatcctttttaaaattagccTACCTTAATGACACTGATAAAACAGGACAAGGTGATAACCTGGGCGAGAATGATGGATTAAGCTTAGTAGGAGATAATAGGTTCGAAGATATGACGAGGTCAAAACTCAAGAGCACTAATAGGAATTTACCTGAAAATGAGGTTTATGGTTTACTGTCCGATGTTATTGAAGAggaagtacaaaataaattagtaaaaggttttaaatacTTTGGCTTTTAA
- the LOC123714462 gene encoding uncharacterized protein LOC123714462 isoform X2, translated as MASVHIFNNFHCAGSIIKSDLIITASSCLQLAWNNRLFRENPAFLSVRVGSSFYSGGGEVIPVLEIYFHPGYDPKSLRNNICILRLVRRLNFQKRNKRVKRINIDTNPWNLPMNTPGVTILGWGAKGSSGIIYDPWKNILSYSILDIYPLADCRDVYSRRYVTRKHFCAGFLSKGGGACNRDVGAPGVVDGKLMGVVSFGSPTCGTPDAPTVFTKLGYYTDWIEDVMEKPVPVSLKRTTKKELFNIFNIIPTERSTTTTFKIPPLTGNKLEPISIHNIDKSLRNIDENLFKEFVSTMFTSSEIDKYLRIIRQQQKTKGNVENKTAIDNVNSDTSIDKSDVVFVTKAPDFGEAVAKAEDIETQDSESDNGDERNSQVQSQESYRSKENQAIADDSKVEGDIIQFMKNIDLKKIIQEEVMDTSKAGNNGSFLKLAYLNDTDKTGQGDNLGENDGLSLVGDNRFEDMTRSKLKSTNRNLPENEVYGLLSDVIEEEVQNKLVKGFKYFGF; from the exons ATGGCTAGTGTGCACATCTTCAACAACTTCCATTGCGCTGGTTCTATTATAAAATCTGACCTGATTATCACAGCTTCGTCGTGTTTACAACT AGCCTGGAATAACCGTCTATTCCGAGAAAACCCAGCATTCCTTTCTGTTCGGGTCGGTAGTTCCTTCTATAGTGGCGGTGGTGAGGTCATACCGGTATTGGAAATTTACTTTCATCCTGGATACGACCCTAAAAGTCTCAGAAACAATATCTGTATCCTACGTCTCGTTCGCCGTTTGAATTTCCAAAAACGAAATAAGAGAGTGAAAAGGATAAACATAGATACAAACCCATGGAATCTACCAATGAATACTCCTGGTGTCACGATTCTTGGTTGGGGTGCGAAGGGA AGTAGCGGCATAATTTACGATCcatggaaaaatatattatcatattCTATTTTGGATATTTATCCCTTGGCAGACTGTCGCGACGTGTACTCTAG ACGGTATGTGACACGCAAGCATTTTTGTGCTGGTTTCTTGTCCAAAGGCGGCGGTGCTTGTAAT CGTGACGTAGGAGCCCCGGGCGTGGTGGATGGTAAGCTGATGGGAGTGGTAAGCTTCGGTTCCCCCACTTGTGGAACTCCTGACGCCCCCACTGTCTTCACCAAATTAGGATACTACACTGACTGGATAGAAGACGTAATGGAGAAG CCCGTACCTGTTTCCTTGAAGCGTACAACAAAGAAagaattattcaatatttttaatataatacctACGGAAAGATCCACGACGACCACATTCAAAATACCACCTCTCACAGGAAACAAGTTAGAACCTATATCAATTCACAACATCGACAAATCATTAAGAAATATAGACGAAAATCTTTTTAAGGAATTTGTATCTACTATGTTCACCAGTAGTGAAATCGATAAGTACCTACGAATTATTAGACAACAACAGAAAACAAAAGGTAATGTTGAAAACAAAACAGCGATAGATAACGTCAATAGTGATACTTCTATTGATAAAAGTGATGTAGTATTTGTTACCAAAGCCCCCGATTTTGGCGAAGCTGTAGCTAAAGCAGAAGATATTGAGACACAGGACTCAGAATCTGACAATGGCGATGAACGAAATTCTCAAGTACAATCACAAGAATCTTACAGGAGCAAAGAAAATCAAGCAATAGCAGACGATTCTAAAGTAGAAGGTGATATAATTCAATTCATGAAAAACAtagatttgaaaaaaattattcaagaAGAAGTAATGGATACGTCAAAAGCGGGAAATAATGGatcctttttaaaattagccTACCTTAATGACACTGATAAAACAGGACAAGGTGATAACCTGGGCGAGAATGATGGATTAAGCTTAGTAGGAGATAATAGGTTCGAAGATATGACGAGGTCAAAACTCAAGAGCACTAATAGGAATTTACCTGAAAATGAGGTTTATGGTTTACTGTCCGATGTTATTGAAGAggaagtacaaaataaattagtaaaaggttttaaatacTTTGGCTTTTAA